In Oryza brachyantha chromosome 1, ObraRS2, whole genome shotgun sequence, the following are encoded in one genomic region:
- the LOC102705569 gene encoding uncharacterized protein LOC102705569 isoform X2, with protein sequence MAVVAGFSIRGYAASMRGGAAAEGRRLFGVEDLPPMDATRFRWWADELAAAAAVAEPPPPPPSPSRSPSPQPKPSRRTLGKARAPKKRSISDLFAAAPPFALPRAADSGGGNEAEDDEALCAIMRRTREQKRKRRLEEAAAAAAAAEARESEGNFPRKETHDEIHLPGGLDTPQASKKPGSVHHARTSEERCPDLKRRKKVKITSLEKKNNNKIDKKRNSESRRATKVGKQHDLKKMLPLHSILKKYTKHTSVKMVKEKHGDTKGTEVIEVCRKSVKRVKFSEVNDVLGINKQSICKLFSDALASSSSSSTDMSSEGDKNIAAESSSSHMPEKAFSKEASKNTDHEGSLELTSTELSSNLIDLNEALPESTDLNYPYVSDSELTGDLAESHGDCSSGSVKDATAKGQSTCVLPTRTVQDSLQQHQKCYSFNLNLDDIQLSSEGEFPLCQPRECNASSRVGSSVHSGMGVQQECRPSAGQTVRLMGKDLAVSTTRGEYLAEMAQEQTHSYTEGHSTKLFLELPREGRPYLSLQAQSFPNVPANSASSSQSHIRYTAPHNSSQPFSTANALSGDRFSYLSDSRPHGNVLLGSPSRTNHGSTALHQNTSSLWLRYSDLSSRTASPSAPILPTTAQHVSPPSSVYHGNLPRSYGVISAGSSMHPHISAGFTFTHPVQMAEEASDSRRGAALPSRNAESVTARASIPDISNSSSGGRYVQRTGPMKLTPGAKHILMPSETTGDGTSMPVYSRVSFGSRRGNVSATQNMGAELYKL encoded by the exons ATGGCGGTCGTCGCCGGGTTCTCCATCAG GGGGTACGCGGCGAGCAtgaggggcggcgcggcggcggaggggaggaggctgTTCGGGGTGGAGGATCTGCCGCCGATGGACGCGACGAGGTTCAGGTGGTGGGCGGACGAgctggccgccgcggcggcggtggcggagccccctcctccgcctccgtctcCGTCCCGTTCTCCTTCTCCGCAGCCGAAGCCGTCGAGGAGGACGCTGGGGAAGGCGAGGGCGCCGAAGAAGAGGTCCATCTCGGATCTcttcgccgcggcgcctcCCTTCGCTCTCCCCCGCGCGGCCGATTCGGGCGGCGGAAACGaggcggaggacgacgaggcgcTGTGCGCGATCATGCGGCGCACCAGGGAGCAGAAGAGGAAGCGGAggctggaggaggcggcggcagcggcggcggcggcggaggcgcgtgAATCCGAGGGGAATTTCCCCAGAAAG GAAACACATGACGAGATACATTTGCCTGGTGGATTGGATACTCCTCAGGCATCAAAGAAACCTGGTAGTGTACATCATGCAAGAACCAGTGAAGAAAGGTGTCCAGACTTAAAGAGAAGGAAGAAGGTAAAGATCACTAGCTTAGAGAAGAAGAACAACAATAAGATTGATAAGAAAAGGAACAGCGAGAGTAGAAGGGCTACCAAGGTGGGGAAACAGCATGACCTGAAGAAAATGCTTCCTTTGCACAGTATTCTGAAGAAATACACAAAGCACACATCCGTCAAAATGGTCAAGGAGAAACATGGTGACACAAAAGGCACAGAAGTCATTGAAGTCTGCCGCAAATCAGTGAAGCGTGTCAAATTCTCAGAAGTTAATGATGTACTTGGCATTAACAAGCAAAGTATCTGCAAGCTGTTCTCGGATGCTTTGGCttcatcatcgtcatcatccaCGGACATGTCCAGTGAAGGGGACAAGAACATAGCTGCAGAAAGTAGTAGTTCTCATATGCCTGAGAAAGCCTTCTCTAAGGAAGCAAGCAAGAATACAGATCATGAGGGTTCTCTTGAGCTTACTAGCACAGAGTTGTCTTCTAACTTGATTGATCTGAATGAGGCACTCCCAGAATCCACTGATTTGAACTACCCATATGTGTCAGATTCCGAG TTGACAGGAGACCTTGCTGAGTCTCATGGTGATTGCAGCAGTGGTTCGGTTAAAGATGCTACGGCGAAGGGACAGTCAACTTGTGTGTTGCCCACTCGTACAGTTCAAGACTCACTTCAGCAGCACCAAAAGTGTTACTCCTTCAATCTGAATCTTGATGACATCCAGCTTTCCAGTGAAGGGGAATTTCCTCTTTGTCAACCTCGAGAGTGTAATGCATCAAGCAGAGTGGGTTCAAGTGTTCATTCTGGAATGGGCGTGCAGCAGGAGTGCAGGCCTTCTGCAGGACAAACTGTGCGTCTTATGGGCAAAGATCTTGCAGTATCTACAACCAGAGGAGAGTATTTGGCTGAGATGGCACAGGAACAAACACATTCCTATACTGAAGGCCATTCCACAAAATTGTTCTTGGAATTGCCACGAGAAGGCCGACCTTATCTCTCTTTACAGGCTCAAAGTTTTCCCAATGTTCCAGCAAATTCTGCAAGCTCAAGTCAATCACATATCAGGTACACAGCCCCACATAATTCCAGCCAGCCATTCTCCACTGCTAATGCATTATCTGGAGATCGGTTCAGCTACTTGTCAGACTCGCGGCCTCATGGAAATGTTTTGCTGGGGAGTCCATCTCGTACAAATCATGGTAGTACAGCGCTCCATCAGAATACGTCATCTCTTTGGCTTCGTTACTCTGATCTTTCATCTAGGACGGCATCACCATCGGCACCCATTTTGCCTACAACTGCACAGCATGTGTCACCACCATCTTCAGTTTATCATGGTAATTTGCCTCGGTCATATGGTGTGATCTCAGCTGGATCATCGATGCATCCCCACATCTCTGCCGGCTTTACATTCACTCATCCAGTCCAGATGGCTGAAGAAGCTTCTGACAGTAGAAGAGGTGCAGCCCTTCCATCTAGAAATGCAGAAAGTGTTACTGCAAGAGCTTCCATTCCTGATATATCCAACTCTTCCTCTGGTGGCCGGTATGTGCAAAGAACTGGTCCGATGAAGCTCACTCCTGGGGCCAAGCATATCCTGATGCCGAGTGAAACTACAGGGGATGGCACCTCCATGCCAGTGTATTCCCGTGTTTCCTTCGGAAGCAGGAGAGGAAATGTTTCAGCCACTCAGAACATGGGAGCAGAACTATACAAGTTATAG
- the LOC102705569 gene encoding uncharacterized protein LOC102705569 isoform X1: protein MAVVAGFSIRGYAASMRGGAAAEGRRLFGVEDLPPMDATRFRWWADELAAAAAVAEPPPPPPSPSRSPSPQPKPSRRTLGKARAPKKRSISDLFAAAPPFALPRAADSGGGNEAEDDEALCAIMRRTREQKRKRRLEEAAAAAAAAEARESEGNFPRKETHDEIHLPGGLDTPQASKKPGSVHHARTSEERCPDLKRRKKVKITSLEKKNNNKIDKKRNSESRRATKVGKQHDLKKMLPLHSILKKYTKHTSVKMVKEKHGDTKGTEVIEVCRKSVKRVKFSEVNDVLGINKQSICKLFSDALASSSSSSTDMSSEGDKNIAAESSSSHMPEKAFSKEASKNTDHEGSLELTSTELSSNLIDLNEALPESTDLNYPYVSDSEVQNPEPTQLDSDVQVIHEGRQNRQDLSFDSHGLECQALPESSLGRARNSISSGTFLRSELMEVSDTDIVGPSLKLTGDLAESHGDCSSGSVKDATAKGQSTCVLPTRTVQDSLQQHQKCYSFNLNLDDIQLSSEGEFPLCQPRECNASSRVGSSVHSGMGVQQECRPSAGQTVRLMGKDLAVSTTRGEYLAEMAQEQTHSYTEGHSTKLFLELPREGRPYLSLQAQSFPNVPANSASSSQSHIRYTAPHNSSQPFSTANALSGDRFSYLSDSRPHGNVLLGSPSRTNHGSTALHQNTSSLWLRYSDLSSRTASPSAPILPTTAQHVSPPSSVYHGNLPRSYGVISAGSSMHPHISAGFTFTHPVQMAEEASDSRRGAALPSRNAESVTARASIPDISNSSSGGRYVQRTGPMKLTPGAKHILMPSETTGDGTSMPVYSRVSFGSRRGNVSATQNMGAELYKL from the exons ATGGCGGTCGTCGCCGGGTTCTCCATCAG GGGGTACGCGGCGAGCAtgaggggcggcgcggcggcggaggggaggaggctgTTCGGGGTGGAGGATCTGCCGCCGATGGACGCGACGAGGTTCAGGTGGTGGGCGGACGAgctggccgccgcggcggcggtggcggagccccctcctccgcctccgtctcCGTCCCGTTCTCCTTCTCCGCAGCCGAAGCCGTCGAGGAGGACGCTGGGGAAGGCGAGGGCGCCGAAGAAGAGGTCCATCTCGGATCTcttcgccgcggcgcctcCCTTCGCTCTCCCCCGCGCGGCCGATTCGGGCGGCGGAAACGaggcggaggacgacgaggcgcTGTGCGCGATCATGCGGCGCACCAGGGAGCAGAAGAGGAAGCGGAggctggaggaggcggcggcagcggcggcggcggcggaggcgcgtgAATCCGAGGGGAATTTCCCCAGAAAG GAAACACATGACGAGATACATTTGCCTGGTGGATTGGATACTCCTCAGGCATCAAAGAAACCTGGTAGTGTACATCATGCAAGAACCAGTGAAGAAAGGTGTCCAGACTTAAAGAGAAGGAAGAAGGTAAAGATCACTAGCTTAGAGAAGAAGAACAACAATAAGATTGATAAGAAAAGGAACAGCGAGAGTAGAAGGGCTACCAAGGTGGGGAAACAGCATGACCTGAAGAAAATGCTTCCTTTGCACAGTATTCTGAAGAAATACACAAAGCACACATCCGTCAAAATGGTCAAGGAGAAACATGGTGACACAAAAGGCACAGAAGTCATTGAAGTCTGCCGCAAATCAGTGAAGCGTGTCAAATTCTCAGAAGTTAATGATGTACTTGGCATTAACAAGCAAAGTATCTGCAAGCTGTTCTCGGATGCTTTGGCttcatcatcgtcatcatccaCGGACATGTCCAGTGAAGGGGACAAGAACATAGCTGCAGAAAGTAGTAGTTCTCATATGCCTGAGAAAGCCTTCTCTAAGGAAGCAAGCAAGAATACAGATCATGAGGGTTCTCTTGAGCTTACTAGCACAGAGTTGTCTTCTAACTTGATTGATCTGAATGAGGCACTCCCAGAATCCACTGATTTGAACTACCCATATGTGTCAGATTCCGAGGTACAAAATCCTGAGCCTACACAGCTTGACTCTGATGTACAAGTTATTCATGAAGGCAGGCAAAACCGGCAGGACCTGTCTTTTGATTCACATGGACTGGAATGCCAGGCCCTTCCTGAGTCTAGCTTAGGAAGAGCTAGGAATTCTATATCGTCAGGTACATTTTTGCGCAGTGAGTTGATGGAAGTTTCTGACACAGATATTGTTGGTCCTTCACTGAAGTTGACAGGAGACCTTGCTGAGTCTCATGGTGATTGCAGCAGTGGTTCGGTTAAAGATGCTACGGCGAAGGGACAGTCAACTTGTGTGTTGCCCACTCGTACAGTTCAAGACTCACTTCAGCAGCACCAAAAGTGTTACTCCTTCAATCTGAATCTTGATGACATCCAGCTTTCCAGTGAAGGGGAATTTCCTCTTTGTCAACCTCGAGAGTGTAATGCATCAAGCAGAGTGGGTTCAAGTGTTCATTCTGGAATGGGCGTGCAGCAGGAGTGCAGGCCTTCTGCAGGACAAACTGTGCGTCTTATGGGCAAAGATCTTGCAGTATCTACAACCAGAGGAGAGTATTTGGCTGAGATGGCACAGGAACAAACACATTCCTATACTGAAGGCCATTCCACAAAATTGTTCTTGGAATTGCCACGAGAAGGCCGACCTTATCTCTCTTTACAGGCTCAAAGTTTTCCCAATGTTCCAGCAAATTCTGCAAGCTCAAGTCAATCACATATCAGGTACACAGCCCCACATAATTCCAGCCAGCCATTCTCCACTGCTAATGCATTATCTGGAGATCGGTTCAGCTACTTGTCAGACTCGCGGCCTCATGGAAATGTTTTGCTGGGGAGTCCATCTCGTACAAATCATGGTAGTACAGCGCTCCATCAGAATACGTCATCTCTTTGGCTTCGTTACTCTGATCTTTCATCTAGGACGGCATCACCATCGGCACCCATTTTGCCTACAACTGCACAGCATGTGTCACCACCATCTTCAGTTTATCATGGTAATTTGCCTCGGTCATATGGTGTGATCTCAGCTGGATCATCGATGCATCCCCACATCTCTGCCGGCTTTACATTCACTCATCCAGTCCAGATGGCTGAAGAAGCTTCTGACAGTAGAAGAGGTGCAGCCCTTCCATCTAGAAATGCAGAAAGTGTTACTGCAAGAGCTTCCATTCCTGATATATCCAACTCTTCCTCTGGTGGCCGGTATGTGCAAAGAACTGGTCCGATGAAGCTCACTCCTGGGGCCAAGCATATCCTGATGCCGAGTGAAACTACAGGGGATGGCACCTCCATGCCAGTGTATTCCCGTGTTTCCTTCGGAAGCAGGAGAGGAAATGTTTCAGCCACTCAGAACATGGGAGCAGAACTATACAAGTTATAG